A part of Heliangelus exortis chromosome 3, bHelExo1.hap1, whole genome shotgun sequence genomic DNA contains:
- the FOXA2 gene encoding hepatocyte nuclear factor 3-beta isoform X4 — protein sequence MHSASSMLGAVKMEGHEHTDWSNYYGEPESYSSVSNMNAGLGMNSMNTYMTMSAMSTTANMTAATSMNMSYANTGMSPSLTGMSPGTGAMPGMGSAGVAGMGAHLSPSMSPMGGQAGSMNALAPYTNMNSMSPIYGQSNLNRSRDPKTYRRSYTHAKPPYSYISLITMAIQQSPNKMLTLSEIYQWIMDLFPFYRQNQQRWQNSIRHSLSFNDCFLKVPRSPDKPGKGSFWTLHPDSGNMFENGCYLRRQKRFKCEKQLAAKDGGGAGGGGKKGPGQPPSQPLGEGSSSGGSEGSAGAESPASASPCQDHKRALADLKGTPGLSPGEPAASPGQHLLAPPHAGLPHDAHLKPEHHYAFNHPFSINNLMSSTEQQHHHPHHHHPHHHHKMDLKAYEQVMHYSGYASPMPGSLAMGPVTNKNGLESSPLAGETSYYQGVYSRPIMNSS from the exons ATGCACTCCGCTTCCAGTATGCTGGGAGCGGTGAAAATGGAAGGCCATGAGCACACGGACTGGAGCAACTACTACGGGGAGCCCGAG AGCTATTCCTCGGTGAGCAACATGAACGCGGGGCTGGGCATGAACAGCATGAACACCTACATGACCATGTCGGCCATGAGCACCACGGCCAACATGACGGCCGCCACCTCCATGAACATGTCCTACGCCAACACGGGCATGAGCCCCTCGCTCACCGGCATGTCCCCGGGCACGGGGGCCATGCCCGGCATGGGCTCGGCCGGGGTGGCGGGGATGGGCGCCCACCTGAGCCCCAGCATGAGCCCCATGGGAGGCCAAGCGGGCTCCATGAACGCCCTGGCCCCCTACACCAACATGAACTCCATGAGTCCCATCTACGGGCAATCCAACCTCAACCGCTCGCGGGACCCCAAGACCTACCGGCGGAGCTACACCCACGCCAAGCCCCCCTACTCCTACATCTCCCTCATCACCATGGCCATCCAGCAGTCGCCCAACAAGATGCTGACGCTGAGCGAGATCTACCAGTGGATCATGGACCTCTTCCCCTTCTACCGCCAGAACCAGCAGCGCTGGCAGAACAGCATCCGCCACTCGCTCTCCTTCAACGACTGCTTCCTCAAGGTGCCCCGCTCCCCGGACAAGCCAGGCAAAGGCTCCTTCTGGACCCTGCACCCCGATTCTGGGAACATGTTTGAGAACGGCTGCTACCTGCGCCGCCAGAAGCGCTTCAAGTGCGAGAAGCAGTTGGCCGCCAAGGacggcggcggggcgggcggcgggggcAAGAaggggccggggcagccccccagccagcccctggGGGAAGGCAGCTCCTCGGGGGGCTCGGAGGGCTCGGCCGGCGCCGAATCCCCGGCCAGCGCCTCGCCCTGCCAGGACCACAAGCGTGCCCTGGCCGACCTGAAGGGCACCCCGGGCTTGAGCCCCGGGGAGCCGGCGGCCTCGCCGGGCCAGCACCTCCTGGCCCCCCCGCACGCCGGCCTCCCCCACGACGCCCACCTCAAGCCCGAGCACCACTACGCCTTCAACCACCCCTTCTCCATCAACAACCTGATGTCCTCCACcgagcagcagcaccaccaccctcaccaccaccaccctcaccaccaccacaaaatGGACCTGAAGGCCTACGAGCAGGTGATGCACTACTCGGGCTACGCCTCGCCCATGCCCGGCAGCCTGGCCATGGGGCCCGTAACGAACAAAAACGGCTTAGAGTCCTCCCCTTTAGCCGGAGAGACTTCTTACTACCAAGGTGTGTATTCCCGGCCCATCATGAACTCCTCCTAA
- the FOXA2 gene encoding hepatocyte nuclear factor 3-beta isoform X1, which produces MHSASSMLGAVKMEGHEHTDWSNYYGEPESYSSVSNMNAGLGMNSMNTYMTMSAMSTTANMTAATSMNMSYANTGMSPSLTGMSPGTGAMPGMGSAGVAGMGAHLSPSMSPMGGQAGSMNALAPYTNMNSMSPIYGQSNLNRSRDPKTYRRSYTHAKPPYSYISLITMAIQQSPNKMLTLSEIYQWIMDLFPFYRQNQQRWQNSIRHSLSFNDCFLKVPRSPDKPGKGSFWTLHPDSGNMFENGCYLRRQKRFKCEKQLAAKDGGGAGGGGKKGPGQPPSQPLGEGSSSGGSEGSAGAESPASASPCQDHKRALADLKGTPGLSPGEPAASPGQHLLAPPHAGLPHDAHLKPEHHYAFNHPFSINNLMSSTEQQHHHPHHHHPHHHHKMDLKAYEQVMHYSGYASPMPGSLAMGPVTNKNGLESSPLAGETSYYQDVCIRSGNSSRVSRKRLSPPQGLACCCAPPCSAQSHWGGEGACENSLGLPCFGGEGRVRGEGMGRGAGGVGVPFGLFYFFSLSSSPGGINISIFLCGSDGEKQNKTKTNETKPSFAVKPMLVLNPRTKSLVTLWKKKKKGGGVGWGEVGKNNNKKKKRKKTTKKNLK; this is translated from the exons ATGCACTCCGCTTCCAGTATGCTGGGAGCGGTGAAAATGGAAGGCCATGAGCACACGGACTGGAGCAACTACTACGGGGAGCCCGAG AGCTATTCCTCGGTGAGCAACATGAACGCGGGGCTGGGCATGAACAGCATGAACACCTACATGACCATGTCGGCCATGAGCACCACGGCCAACATGACGGCCGCCACCTCCATGAACATGTCCTACGCCAACACGGGCATGAGCCCCTCGCTCACCGGCATGTCCCCGGGCACGGGGGCCATGCCCGGCATGGGCTCGGCCGGGGTGGCGGGGATGGGCGCCCACCTGAGCCCCAGCATGAGCCCCATGGGAGGCCAAGCGGGCTCCATGAACGCCCTGGCCCCCTACACCAACATGAACTCCATGAGTCCCATCTACGGGCAATCCAACCTCAACCGCTCGCGGGACCCCAAGACCTACCGGCGGAGCTACACCCACGCCAAGCCCCCCTACTCCTACATCTCCCTCATCACCATGGCCATCCAGCAGTCGCCCAACAAGATGCTGACGCTGAGCGAGATCTACCAGTGGATCATGGACCTCTTCCCCTTCTACCGCCAGAACCAGCAGCGCTGGCAGAACAGCATCCGCCACTCGCTCTCCTTCAACGACTGCTTCCTCAAGGTGCCCCGCTCCCCGGACAAGCCAGGCAAAGGCTCCTTCTGGACCCTGCACCCCGATTCTGGGAACATGTTTGAGAACGGCTGCTACCTGCGCCGCCAGAAGCGCTTCAAGTGCGAGAAGCAGTTGGCCGCCAAGGacggcggcggggcgggcggcgggggcAAGAaggggccggggcagccccccagccagcccctggGGGAAGGCAGCTCCTCGGGGGGCTCGGAGGGCTCGGCCGGCGCCGAATCCCCGGCCAGCGCCTCGCCCTGCCAGGACCACAAGCGTGCCCTGGCCGACCTGAAGGGCACCCCGGGCTTGAGCCCCGGGGAGCCGGCGGCCTCGCCGGGCCAGCACCTCCTGGCCCCCCCGCACGCCGGCCTCCCCCACGACGCCCACCTCAAGCCCGAGCACCACTACGCCTTCAACCACCCCTTCTCCATCAACAACCTGATGTCCTCCACcgagcagcagcaccaccaccctcaccaccaccaccctcaccaccaccacaaaatGGACCTGAAGGCCTACGAGCAGGTGATGCACTACTCGGGCTACGCCTCGCCCATGCCCGGCAGCCTGGCCATGGGGCCCGTAACGAACAAAAACGGCTTAGAGTCCTCCCCTTTAGCCGGAGAGACTTCTTACTACCAAG ATGTTTGCATCCGTTCGGGAAACAGCAGCCGTGTGTCTCGCAAGCGTCTCAGCCCGCCCCAAGGGCTGGCGTGTTGCTGTGCTCCCCCCTGTTCGGCCCAAAGCcactgggggggggagggggcctGCGAAAATTCCCTTGGTTTGCCTTGTTTTGGTGGGGAGGGGCGGGTTAGGGGCGAGGGAatggggagaggggcagggggggtgggggttcCCTTtggcttattttattttttttcgTTGTCGTCATCGCCAGGAGGTATaaatatatctatttttttgtgtggaagtgatggggaaaaacaaaacaaaaccaagacgAACGAAACGAAGCCCTCCTTCGCTGTGAAACCCATGCTAGTTTTGAACCCGAGGACCAAAAGTCTTGTAAcgttgtggaaaaaaaaaaaaaaagggggtggggtAGGGTGGGGGgaagtgggaaaaaataataataaaaaaaaaaaaaggaaaaaaactacgaaaaaaaatttaaaataa
- the FOXA2 gene encoding hepatocyte nuclear factor 3-beta isoform X2 produces the protein MLGAVKMEGHEHTDWSNYYGEPESYSSVSNMNAGLGMNSMNTYMTMSAMSTTANMTAATSMNMSYANTGMSPSLTGMSPGTGAMPGMGSAGVAGMGAHLSPSMSPMGGQAGSMNALAPYTNMNSMSPIYGQSNLNRSRDPKTYRRSYTHAKPPYSYISLITMAIQQSPNKMLTLSEIYQWIMDLFPFYRQNQQRWQNSIRHSLSFNDCFLKVPRSPDKPGKGSFWTLHPDSGNMFENGCYLRRQKRFKCEKQLAAKDGGGAGGGGKKGPGQPPSQPLGEGSSSGGSEGSAGAESPASASPCQDHKRALADLKGTPGLSPGEPAASPGQHLLAPPHAGLPHDAHLKPEHHYAFNHPFSINNLMSSTEQQHHHPHHHHPHHHHKMDLKAYEQVMHYSGYASPMPGSLAMGPVTNKNGLESSPLAGETSYYQDVCIRSGNSSRVSRKRLSPPQGLACCCAPPCSAQSHWGGEGACENSLGLPCFGGEGRVRGEGMGRGAGGVGVPFGLFYFFSLSSSPGGINISIFLCGSDGEKQNKTKTNETKPSFAVKPMLVLNPRTKSLVTLWKKKKKGGGVGWGEVGKNNNKKKKRKKTTKKNLK, from the exons ATGCTGGGAGCGGTGAAAATGGAAGGCCATGAGCACACGGACTGGAGCAACTACTACGGGGAGCCCGAG AGCTATTCCTCGGTGAGCAACATGAACGCGGGGCTGGGCATGAACAGCATGAACACCTACATGACCATGTCGGCCATGAGCACCACGGCCAACATGACGGCCGCCACCTCCATGAACATGTCCTACGCCAACACGGGCATGAGCCCCTCGCTCACCGGCATGTCCCCGGGCACGGGGGCCATGCCCGGCATGGGCTCGGCCGGGGTGGCGGGGATGGGCGCCCACCTGAGCCCCAGCATGAGCCCCATGGGAGGCCAAGCGGGCTCCATGAACGCCCTGGCCCCCTACACCAACATGAACTCCATGAGTCCCATCTACGGGCAATCCAACCTCAACCGCTCGCGGGACCCCAAGACCTACCGGCGGAGCTACACCCACGCCAAGCCCCCCTACTCCTACATCTCCCTCATCACCATGGCCATCCAGCAGTCGCCCAACAAGATGCTGACGCTGAGCGAGATCTACCAGTGGATCATGGACCTCTTCCCCTTCTACCGCCAGAACCAGCAGCGCTGGCAGAACAGCATCCGCCACTCGCTCTCCTTCAACGACTGCTTCCTCAAGGTGCCCCGCTCCCCGGACAAGCCAGGCAAAGGCTCCTTCTGGACCCTGCACCCCGATTCTGGGAACATGTTTGAGAACGGCTGCTACCTGCGCCGCCAGAAGCGCTTCAAGTGCGAGAAGCAGTTGGCCGCCAAGGacggcggcggggcgggcggcgggggcAAGAaggggccggggcagccccccagccagcccctggGGGAAGGCAGCTCCTCGGGGGGCTCGGAGGGCTCGGCCGGCGCCGAATCCCCGGCCAGCGCCTCGCCCTGCCAGGACCACAAGCGTGCCCTGGCCGACCTGAAGGGCACCCCGGGCTTGAGCCCCGGGGAGCCGGCGGCCTCGCCGGGCCAGCACCTCCTGGCCCCCCCGCACGCCGGCCTCCCCCACGACGCCCACCTCAAGCCCGAGCACCACTACGCCTTCAACCACCCCTTCTCCATCAACAACCTGATGTCCTCCACcgagcagcagcaccaccaccctcaccaccaccaccctcaccaccaccacaaaatGGACCTGAAGGCCTACGAGCAGGTGATGCACTACTCGGGCTACGCCTCGCCCATGCCCGGCAGCCTGGCCATGGGGCCCGTAACGAACAAAAACGGCTTAGAGTCCTCCCCTTTAGCCGGAGAGACTTCTTACTACCAAG ATGTTTGCATCCGTTCGGGAAACAGCAGCCGTGTGTCTCGCAAGCGTCTCAGCCCGCCCCAAGGGCTGGCGTGTTGCTGTGCTCCCCCCTGTTCGGCCCAAAGCcactgggggggggagggggcctGCGAAAATTCCCTTGGTTTGCCTTGTTTTGGTGGGGAGGGGCGGGTTAGGGGCGAGGGAatggggagaggggcagggggggtgggggttcCCTTtggcttattttattttttttcgTTGTCGTCATCGCCAGGAGGTATaaatatatctatttttttgtgtggaagtgatggggaaaaacaaaacaaaaccaagacgAACGAAACGAAGCCCTCCTTCGCTGTGAAACCCATGCTAGTTTTGAACCCGAGGACCAAAAGTCTTGTAAcgttgtggaaaaaaaaaaaaaaagggggtggggtAGGGTGGGGGgaagtgggaaaaaataataataaaaaaaaaaaaaggaaaaaaactacgaaaaaaaatttaaaataa
- the FOXA2 gene encoding hepatocyte nuclear factor 3-beta isoform X3: MHSASSMLGAVKMEGHEHTDWSNYYGEPESYSSVSNMNAGLGMNSMNTYMTMSAMSTTANMTAATSMNMSYANTGMSPSLTGMSPGTGAMPGMGSAGVAGMGAHLSPSMSPMGGQAGSMNALAPYTNMNSMSPIYGQSNLNRSRDPKTYRRSYTHAKPPYSYISLITMAIQQSPNKMLTLSEIYQWIMDLFPFYRQNQQRWQNSIRHSLSFNDCFLKVPRSPDKPGKGSFWTLHPDSGNMFENGCYLRRQKRFKCEKQLAAKDGGGAGGGGKKGPGQPPSQPLGEGSSSGGSEGSAGAESPASASPCQDHKRALADLKGTPGLSPGEPAASPGQHLLAPPHAGLPHDAHLKPEHHYAFNHPFSINNLMSSTEQQHHHPHHHHPHHHHKMDLKAYEQVMHYSGYASPMPGSLAMGPVTNKNGLESSPLAGETSYYQGGINISIFLCGSDGEKQNKTKTNETKPSFAVKPMLVLNPRTKSLVTLWKKKKKGGGVGWGEVGKNNNKKKKRKKTTKKNLK; the protein is encoded by the exons ATGCACTCCGCTTCCAGTATGCTGGGAGCGGTGAAAATGGAAGGCCATGAGCACACGGACTGGAGCAACTACTACGGGGAGCCCGAG AGCTATTCCTCGGTGAGCAACATGAACGCGGGGCTGGGCATGAACAGCATGAACACCTACATGACCATGTCGGCCATGAGCACCACGGCCAACATGACGGCCGCCACCTCCATGAACATGTCCTACGCCAACACGGGCATGAGCCCCTCGCTCACCGGCATGTCCCCGGGCACGGGGGCCATGCCCGGCATGGGCTCGGCCGGGGTGGCGGGGATGGGCGCCCACCTGAGCCCCAGCATGAGCCCCATGGGAGGCCAAGCGGGCTCCATGAACGCCCTGGCCCCCTACACCAACATGAACTCCATGAGTCCCATCTACGGGCAATCCAACCTCAACCGCTCGCGGGACCCCAAGACCTACCGGCGGAGCTACACCCACGCCAAGCCCCCCTACTCCTACATCTCCCTCATCACCATGGCCATCCAGCAGTCGCCCAACAAGATGCTGACGCTGAGCGAGATCTACCAGTGGATCATGGACCTCTTCCCCTTCTACCGCCAGAACCAGCAGCGCTGGCAGAACAGCATCCGCCACTCGCTCTCCTTCAACGACTGCTTCCTCAAGGTGCCCCGCTCCCCGGACAAGCCAGGCAAAGGCTCCTTCTGGACCCTGCACCCCGATTCTGGGAACATGTTTGAGAACGGCTGCTACCTGCGCCGCCAGAAGCGCTTCAAGTGCGAGAAGCAGTTGGCCGCCAAGGacggcggcggggcgggcggcgggggcAAGAaggggccggggcagccccccagccagcccctggGGGAAGGCAGCTCCTCGGGGGGCTCGGAGGGCTCGGCCGGCGCCGAATCCCCGGCCAGCGCCTCGCCCTGCCAGGACCACAAGCGTGCCCTGGCCGACCTGAAGGGCACCCCGGGCTTGAGCCCCGGGGAGCCGGCGGCCTCGCCGGGCCAGCACCTCCTGGCCCCCCCGCACGCCGGCCTCCCCCACGACGCCCACCTCAAGCCCGAGCACCACTACGCCTTCAACCACCCCTTCTCCATCAACAACCTGATGTCCTCCACcgagcagcagcaccaccaccctcaccaccaccaccctcaccaccaccacaaaatGGACCTGAAGGCCTACGAGCAGGTGATGCACTACTCGGGCTACGCCTCGCCCATGCCCGGCAGCCTGGCCATGGGGCCCGTAACGAACAAAAACGGCTTAGAGTCCTCCCCTTTAGCCGGAGAGACTTCTTACTACCAAG GAGGTATaaatatatctatttttttgtgtggaagtgatggggaaaaacaaaacaaaaccaagacgAACGAAACGAAGCCCTCCTTCGCTGTGAAACCCATGCTAGTTTTGAACCCGAGGACCAAAAGTCTTGTAAcgttgtggaaaaaaaaaaaaaaagggggtggggtAGGGTGGGGGgaagtgggaaaaaataataataaaaaaaaaaaaaggaaaaaaactacgaaaaaaaatttaaaataa